In Chryseobacterium gleum, a single genomic region encodes these proteins:
- a CDS encoding RHS repeat-associated core domain-containing protein produces MSGPFSTSGFGSFYSYKYNGKELQETGMYDYGARMLMPDLGRWGSMDAMSEKYSAWSPYNYAINNPVMVIDPDGNDIQTYTGDAAVAFGRALQMNMSTSSETSRGNIFTGFDLKGFKK; encoded by the coding sequence ATCTCCGGACCGTTCAGTACTTCAGGTTTTGGAAGCTTTTACAGCTACAAATACAACGGCAAAGAACTACAGGAAACCGGGATGTATGATTACGGCGCCAGGATGCTGATGCCTGATCTGGGAAGATGGGGTTCCATGGATGCCATGTCTGAGAAATACAGTGCATGGAGTCCTTATAACTATGCCATCAACAATCCTGTGATGGTGATTGATCCGGATGGGAATGATATACAAACCTATACAGGGGATGCAGCAGTAGCATTTGGAAGAGCTTTGCAAATGAATATGTCTACAAGTTCTGAAACTTCGAGAGGAAATATTTTTACGGGGTTTGATCTTAAAGGTTTTAAAAAATAA